A part of Hippea maritima DSM 10411 genomic DNA contains:
- a CDS encoding inorganic phosphate transporter — protein MSPLLILLLAAAFGFYMAWNIGANDVANAMGTSVGARSLSFKQAIIVAAIFEFSGAILVGNHVSLTVAKGIVSPFSYRYDAMVFAYGMLATLLSAALWVNMATKLGMPVSTTHSIVGGVMGFGIVTQGFGSIEWGKVITIVLSWIVSPISGGIISFFIFLFISKKILSNEKPVIAAKRYAPFLAFMVSMVLVFSMLYKGLKNLHLNFSFVNSLLIATAVSIVFYGIIYKIVSGIPVDTTLPYKRRYPQVERIFAILQVITASYMAFSHGANDVANAVGPLMGAVYAKALTAHQHLSMPIWVLSVGAVGIVAGLSMYGYKVILVVGRRITDMTPSRGFAAEFGAATTVLVCSKMGLPISTTHTLVGSVIGVGLARGIGALNLKVLKDIIVSWLLTLPIAAALSAAIFLVLKGLFLS, from the coding sequence ATGAGTCCGTTGTTAATTCTTTTGCTTGCTGCTGCATTCGGCTTTTACATGGCATGGAATATAGGTGCTAACGACGTTGCCAACGCTATGGGCACAAGTGTTGGCGCTCGCAGCCTGAGTTTTAAACAGGCTATAATTGTTGCAGCTATTTTTGAGTTCTCTGGAGCTATATTGGTAGGTAATCATGTTAGTTTGACTGTTGCAAAGGGTATTGTTAGCCCATTTTCCTATAGATACGATGCTATGGTGTTTGCATATGGAATGCTTGCTACACTTTTGTCTGCTGCTTTATGGGTTAATATGGCTACAAAGCTTGGAATGCCTGTATCTACTACCCACTCAATTGTAGGTGGTGTTATGGGCTTTGGCATTGTAACTCAAGGTTTTGGCTCGATCGAGTGGGGAAAGGTTATAACTATTGTTTTGAGCTGGATAGTGTCTCCAATAAGTGGCGGCATCATATCTTTCTTTATTTTTCTATTCATATCAAAAAAAATACTCTCTAATGAGAAACCTGTTATAGCGGCAAAAAGATATGCGCCATTTTTAGCTTTTATGGTCTCCATGGTTTTGGTTTTCTCCATGCTTTATAAGGGTCTTAAGAATCTACATTTAAACTTCTCCTTTGTAAACTCCCTGCTCATAGCTACGGCAGTGAGTATTGTCTTTTACGGTATAATATACAAGATAGTTTCCGGCATACCAGTGGATACCACCCTACCCTACAAAAGAAGATACCCTCAGGTTGAGCGTATATTCGCCATACTGCAGGTTATTACAGCTTCATACATGGCATTTTCCCACGGTGCTAACGATGTTGCAAATGCCGTTGGACCATTAATGGGCGCCGTTTATGCAAAGGCTTTAACAGCTCATCAACACCTATCCATGCCAATTTGGGTTTTAAGCGTTGGCGCTGTGGGTATAGTTGCTGGACTTTCTATGTATGGATATAAAGTTATTTTGGTTGTAGGTAGAAGAATTACAGATATGACACCATCAAGGGGTTTTGCTGCCGAATTTGGGGCCGCCACTACTGTTCTTGTTTGTTCTAAAATGGGGCTTCCCATATCTACAACACATACACTTGTAGGTTCTGTAATAGGTGTTGGACTTGCAAGAGGTATAGGAGCCCTGAATCTTAAGGTGTTAAAAGATATAATAGTTTCATGGCTTTTAACCTTACCTATAGCTGCTGCTCTGTCTGCTGCTATATTCCTTGTTTTAAAGGGCTTATTTTTGAGCTAA
- a CDS encoding Wadjet anti-phage system protein JetD domain-containing protein gives MDNFLIEARQKIIDFMQNEYKGEDIRFCSAYLFGSSKYIEKHRELADLFNSLAIVERPNIIYIRTDTDLYINGINIKELTDKLHLAAFFGGDVKSIEQSDDLTVVISENLSFFMSMKPNNAVFLYNKGFHLTKQVATFIKRLSYKKVVFFGDLDCDGLSIYASLKKLLEGLEFYPSEAIAREIYTGFSSVLPEISKSECDSKRIEKNELYRLLIDAGKRIEQEFLQVLFARGKLEKPKWIG, from the coding sequence ATGGATAATTTTCTCATAGAGGCAAGACAAAAAATTATAGACTTCATGCAAAACGAATACAAAGGCGAGGATATTCGTTTCTGCTCAGCCTACCTATTTGGCAGTTCAAAATACATAGAAAAGCATAGAGAGCTTGCAGATCTCTTTAACAGCTTGGCCATAGTCGAAAGGCCGAATATTATTTACATCCGAACAGACACAGACCTGTATATCAACGGCATCAACATAAAGGAGCTTACAGATAAACTCCATTTAGCAGCCTTTTTTGGTGGCGATGTGAAAAGCATAGAACAAAGCGATGACTTAACGGTGGTTATATCCGAAAACCTATCGTTCTTTATGAGTATGAAGCCGAACAATGCGGTTTTTTTATACAACAAGGGCTTCCATCTTACAAAACAGGTAGCAACATTTATCAAAAGGCTTTCCTATAAAAAAGTGGTTTTCTTTGGTGACCTTGATTGCGATGGACTCTCCATATACGCAAGCCTAAAGAAGCTCCTTGAAGGTTTGGAGTTTTATCCAAGCGAGGCTATAGCAAGAGAAATCTATACGGGGTTTTCTTCTGTTTTACCGGAGATAAGCAAGAGCGAGTGCGACTCAAAAAGGATCGAAAAGAATGAACTGTATAGGCTTTTGATAGATGCAGGCAAAAGAATAGAGCAAGAGTTTTTGCAGGTTTTATTTGCAAGGGGAAAGTTGGAGAAACCAAAATGGATTGGATAA
- a CDS encoding TIGR00153 family protein, whose protein sequence is MGIFDLFRKSPFIAIMEMMKEVMECTNRIPGLYKAFLSGDEEEIRRLAKEISDHEYKTDTIKNTIRQSLPKSVFMPVARGDVLQIITSMDAIADKTEDLGVLMTFKTIKVPEDLKNKINDFVKSVLEVVELSKHVIEELETLREAGFAGPEAKEVVELLDKINEKEHETDVFQYDLTKIVVNSSEELDCASLILWMKIIEATGDIANAAEKMANRIRLIISQ, encoded by the coding sequence ATGGGTATATTTGATTTGTTTAGAAAGTCTCCCTTCATAGCCATTATGGAAATGATGAAAGAGGTTATGGAGTGCACCAATAGGATACCTGGGCTTTATAAGGCTTTCTTAAGTGGAGATGAGGAGGAAATAAGAAGGCTTGCAAAAGAGATTTCTGATCATGAGTATAAAACAGATACAATAAAGAATACGATCAGGCAAAGTTTACCAAAAAGTGTGTTTATGCCCGTTGCAAGAGGCGATGTTTTGCAGATTATAACATCAATGGATGCTATAGCAGATAAAACAGAGGATTTGGGAGTCTTGATGACTTTCAAAACAATTAAAGTGCCTGAAGATCTTAAGAATAAGATAAACGACTTTGTTAAAAGTGTTCTTGAGGTTGTGGAGTTATCAAAACATGTAATTGAAGAGCTTGAAACTCTAAGAGAAGCTGGTTTTGCCGGCCCAGAAGCTAAAGAAGTAGTTGAACTTTTAGATAAGATAAACGAAAAAGAACATGAAACCGATGTATTTCAGTATGATTTAACAAAAATAGTGGTAAACAGCTCAGAAGAGCTTGACTGCGCTTCGTTAATATTGTGGATGAAGATAATTGAGGCCACTGGAGATATAGCAAATGCCGCTGAAAAAATGGCAAATAGAATAAGGTTGATAATATCACAATGA
- a CDS encoding Mrp/NBP35 family ATP-binding protein, whose translation MKDRVINELSRVFYPGKTHSIIKEGVLDDVVVEGSKVIVKLKLNSDEKDSVVELLKKSIPMSLKKLEGIEDVELVIEKIVDEENKLSHIKHVIATTSGKGGVGKSTVSVNTALALAKFGYKVGLLDADIYGPNIPTMMGIEGTPITIDLKYKDKILPIEKYGIKILSIGNLVPKDAAVIWRGALIHQAIKQFLDDVIWGDLDFLVVDLPPGTGDAQLSLAQLTKVSGGIIVITPQNVAMSDAMRAYDFFKRLNIPTIGVIENMSYFICPHCGARTDIFDHGGAKKFANETGLDFLGEIPIDVEVREGGDKGKPIVISNPTSPVAKAFEDVARSIIEKAKI comes from the coding sequence ATGAAGGATAGGGTTATAAATGAGCTAAGCCGGGTATTTTATCCTGGTAAAACGCATAGTATAATTAAAGAAGGTGTTTTGGATGATGTTGTTGTTGAAGGTTCAAAAGTAATTGTAAAACTTAAGTTAAACTCAGATGAGAAAGATTCCGTTGTTGAGCTTTTGAAGAAAAGCATCCCGATGTCTCTCAAAAAACTTGAGGGTATTGAAGATGTGGAGCTTGTTATAGAAAAGATTGTAGATGAAGAGAACAAGCTTTCCCATATTAAGCATGTTATTGCTACAACCTCAGGTAAAGGTGGGGTTGGTAAATCTACCGTAAGCGTGAATACAGCTTTGGCATTGGCTAAATTTGGCTATAAAGTGGGTCTTTTGGATGCTGATATCTATGGTCCTAACATACCTACAATGATGGGTATAGAGGGAACACCTATAACTATAGACCTAAAATATAAAGATAAGATTTTACCTATAGAAAAATACGGTATTAAAATCCTCTCAATAGGAAATCTGGTTCCAAAAGATGCAGCTGTTATTTGGAGGGGTGCTTTAATTCACCAGGCTATTAAGCAGTTTTTGGATGATGTTATTTGGGGCGATCTGGATTTTCTTGTGGTAGACCTCCCTCCTGGCACAGGCGATGCCCAGTTATCTTTAGCTCAACTTACAAAAGTTAGCGGTGGTATTATAGTTATAACACCCCAGAATGTGGCTATGAGTGATGCTATGAGGGCTTATGACTTTTTCAAAAGGCTCAATATACCCACAATAGGCGTTATTGAGAATATGAGCTATTTTATATGCCCACATTGTGGCGCAAGGACAGATATATTTGATCATGGCGGAGCAAAGAAATTTGCCAATGAAACAGGTTTGGACTTTTTGGGAGAGATACCTATAGATGTTGAGGTTAGAGAAGGTGGAGATAAAGGCAAGCCTATTGTAATCTCTAATCCTACTTCACCTGTAGCTAAAGCATTTGAGGATGTGGCAAGAAGTATAATAGAAAAAGCAAAAATCTAA
- a CDS encoding ArnT family glycosyltransferase — MDKLLRTKTSIFIYLFIFFSIGGFYISFFPPDEPKYVDAALRMIENHNYIIPFFNCHVRFDKPILYYWELVLFFKLFFVEQLIRSGHDFLGLIEYAAKLPAIISASLSGVYVCLLSKRLFGDEQSAKLSVVGFISVLFFFYLGRAVYPDMSLILFELAGVYYFIENRYILGWLFTALAFLTKGPIGIVSVGFTYFLYLWIVKRSSGIKEFFSLRNGMGFLVFLIVSMPWYVVVYKLYGMEFINKFLIYHNIERFTGAAHQHPHSFFYFFPISVAAVYLWWPFLVDFYKALDFKNKKVIFLFVWFLWVFLFFSISKNKLAHYIAFGFIPLSVLFGLAIEKARNSKIKAFSMFVFEFILGVGLSLYSYKQGMESLMPTLFFGLFFVALTNILKEPKNVAFYKALMLSVVGFVLLFQFEQFRPEKHIWKTVISTSLPLFEYKINNQSITAYTRRCLSEVRDPSYFNSLKGKFFVYTKEKHLNELMGHFKILGKFQDKGKKTVLLLVNNG; from the coding sequence TTGGATAAGCTTCTGAGAACCAAGACATCTATATTCATATATTTGTTTATATTTTTTTCCATAGGTGGTTTCTATATATCATTTTTTCCTCCGGATGAGCCCAAATATGTAGATGCTGCCTTGAGAATGATAGAAAACCATAACTATATAATTCCGTTTTTTAACTGCCATGTTAGGTTCGATAAACCAATCCTATATTACTGGGAATTAGTGTTATTTTTTAAGCTTTTTTTTGTCGAGCAGTTGATAAGGAGCGGGCATGACTTTTTGGGGTTGATAGAGTATGCTGCAAAACTGCCTGCCATAATATCTGCTTCTTTAAGCGGCGTTTATGTATGTCTTTTAAGCAAAAGGCTTTTTGGTGATGAACAATCGGCTAAGTTGTCTGTGGTTGGCTTTATTTCTGTTCTGTTTTTCTTCTATTTGGGTAGAGCAGTTTATCCTGATATGAGCTTGATCTTATTCGAACTTGCCGGGGTGTATTACTTTATAGAAAACAGATACATCTTGGGATGGTTATTTACAGCTTTGGCATTTCTAACAAAAGGCCCTATAGGAATTGTAAGTGTGGGTTTTACCTATTTTTTGTATCTATGGATAGTAAAAAGAAGCAGCGGCATTAAGGAATTTTTTTCCTTAAGAAACGGTATGGGTTTTCTGGTTTTTTTGATTGTAAGCATGCCGTGGTATGTGGTTGTTTATAAGCTCTATGGTATGGAGTTTATCAATAAGTTTTTAATATATCATAACATAGAAAGATTTACAGGCGCTGCTCATCAGCATCCACATTCGTTTTTCTATTTTTTCCCTATATCTGTAGCAGCTGTTTATCTATGGTGGCCATTTCTGGTTGATTTCTATAAGGCTTTGGATTTTAAAAATAAAAAGGTAATCTTTTTATTTGTTTGGTTTTTGTGGGTTTTTCTGTTTTTTTCGATCTCTAAAAACAAGTTAGCCCATTACATAGCTTTTGGCTTTATACCTTTAAGCGTTTTGTTTGGGTTAGCTATAGAAAAAGCCAGAAACAGTAAAATTAAAGCTTTCTCTATGTTTGTTTTTGAGTTTATTTTAGGTGTTGGATTAAGCCTGTATTCCTATAAGCAGGGTATGGAAAGTTTAATGCCGACGCTATTTTTCGGGCTTTTTTTTGTAGCTTTAACTAACATATTAAAAGAGCCAAAAAACGTAGCGTTTTACAAGGCTTTAATGCTTAGTGTTGTTGGTTTTGTTCTACTTTTTCAATTTGAGCAGTTTAGACCAGAAAAACATATCTGGAAAACAGTTATATCGACGAGTTTACCTTTATTTGAATATAAAATAAACAATCAATCCATAACTGCCTATACTCGCCGTTGTTTAAGTGAAGTTAGAGATCCCAGTTATTTTAATTCATTAAAGGGTAAGTTTTTTGTCTATACAAAAGAAAAGCATTTAAACGAGCTCATGGGGCATTTTAAGATATTGGGCAAGTTTCAAGATAAGGGCAAAAAGACAGTTTTGTTGCTTGTGAATAATGGATAA
- the ahcY gene encoding adenosylhomocysteinase, with translation MDYDVKDLSLADAGKDRIEWAFQTMDVLKSIQEDFEENKPLKGKTIGACLHVTTETANLVITLKKGGADVYLCASNPLSTQDDVAAALVKHYDIPVFAIKGEDRDTYYKHLNAVLDKKPNITMDDGADLVSLLHSERKELIKNIIGSTEETTTGVIRLKSMEKNGVLAFPVIAVNDANTKHMFDNRYGTGQSTIDGILRATNRLIAGSVFVVCGYGWCGKGLASRAKGMGANVIVTETDALRALEAVMDGFRVMPIKEAAKIGDFFCTVTGDIHVIRKEHFELMKDGTIVANSGHFDVEIDVKGLRGIAVSQRDIRPFVREYKLKNGRRIYLLAEGRLVNLSAAEGHPSSVMDMSFANQALSAKYLVEHGSELEKKVYKVPDELDAMIASLKLKSLGVEHDELTEEQKEYLSSWTIGT, from the coding sequence ATGGATTACGATGTAAAAGATCTCTCTTTGGCCGATGCTGGCAAAGATAGAATAGAATGGGCATTCCAGACAATGGATGTGCTCAAAAGCATACAGGAAGACTTTGAAGAGAATAAACCTTTAAAAGGTAAAACCATAGGTGCCTGCTTGCATGTTACAACAGAAACGGCTAATCTTGTTATAACCTTAAAGAAAGGCGGTGCTGATGTTTATCTGTGCGCATCAAATCCCCTATCAACGCAGGACGATGTTGCAGCTGCACTTGTGAAGCATTACGATATTCCTGTTTTTGCTATAAAGGGCGAAGATAGGGATACGTATTATAAGCATCTCAACGCCGTATTGGATAAAAAGCCCAATATAACGATGGATGATGGGGCTGATTTGGTTTCGCTTTTGCATTCCGAAAGAAAAGAGCTTATAAAAAACATTATAGGTTCCACAGAAGAAACCACAACTGGTGTTATAAGATTAAAGAGTATGGAAAAGAATGGTGTTTTGGCTTTTCCTGTTATAGCGGTTAACGATGCCAACACAAAGCACATGTTTGACAACAGATACGGCACAGGTCAATCAACTATAGATGGTATTTTGAGGGCTACAAATAGGCTTATAGCAGGAAGCGTCTTCGTTGTGTGTGGCTATGGGTGGTGCGGTAAAGGTCTTGCATCGAGGGCAAAGGGTATGGGTGCCAATGTTATAGTAACTGAAACCGATGCTTTGAGGGCACTTGAGGCTGTAATGGATGGTTTTAGGGTTATGCCCATTAAAGAGGCAGCAAAGATTGGAGACTTTTTCTGTACTGTTACAGGCGATATACATGTTATAAGAAAAGAACACTTTGAATTGATGAAAGATGGTACAATTGTTGCCAACTCAGGCCACTTTGATGTTGAGATAGATGTTAAGGGCCTAAGGGGTATAGCTGTATCTCAAAGGGATATCAGGCCATTTGTTAGGGAGTATAAGCTAAAGAATGGTAGGAGAATATATCTTTTGGCTGAGGGTAGGCTTGTTAATCTTTCAGCTGCCGAAGGCCATCCATCATCCGTTATGGATATGAGTTTTGCAAATCAGGCATTAAGTGCAAAATACTTAGTGGAACACGGCAGTGAGCTTGAGAAGAAGGTTTATAAGGTGCCAGATGAGTTGGATGCTATGATAGCTTCTCTTAAGCTAAAATCTTTAGGTGTGGAGCATGATGAGCTTACTGAGGAACAAAAGGAATATCTGTCAAGCTGGACAATAGGAACTTAA
- a CDS encoding isochorismatase family protein: protein MFSKNNAILVVIDMQEKLCKVMRNLDRTTKNIRLLVEAANEFNMPIIYTEQYPKGLGETIEPLKSLLEKYNAERFDKMSFSALKIEEIAKRIEELGRKTVVLTGIESHICVLSTAVDLKAKGYNVVIARDATTSREDEFYSTAMDFYNGHGISVIPAETLVFYWLEFAGTDSFKKLQRIILGKD from the coding sequence ATGTTCTCTAAAAACAACGCCATTTTGGTTGTGATTGACATGCAAGAGAAATTATGTAAGGTCATGAGAAATTTAGACAGAACCACAAAAAATATCAGGCTTTTAGTTGAGGCCGCCAATGAGTTCAATATGCCTATAATATACACAGAGCAATACCCGAAGGGTTTGGGAGAAACGATAGAGCCGTTAAAGTCGCTCCTTGAGAAATATAATGCTGAAAGATTTGATAAAATGTCGTTCTCTGCGTTAAAAATAGAAGAAATAGCAAAAAGAATAGAAGAGCTAGGTAGAAAAACTGTAGTTCTTACTGGCATTGAATCCCATATTTGCGTTTTGTCGACAGCTGTGGATTTGAAAGCCAAAGGGTATAATGTTGTGATAGCCAGGGATGCAACAACATCAAGGGAAGATGAGTTTTATTCAACAGCCATGGATTTCTACAATGGCCACGGAATAAGCGTTATTCCTGCAGAAACCTTGGTGTTTTACTGGCTTGAGTTTGCAGGCACAGATTCATTTAAAAAACTCCAGAGGATAATTTTAGGTAAAGACTAA
- a CDS encoding molybdopterin-dependent oxidoreductase: protein MDWINHFCAKDCPDTCGFLAGLENGQLKVKANDFEFLEKPFICGKLRFFYEREIKNNTSYSLLDGKRAKEDDLFDRISKLLIDSLKENKRVLYLRGSGNLGYGMFAWDVLLSQLDNVYFVDGSPCDETGIEAHIEDFSVCTNPPITNLEEVDNIVIFGKNANTCSPHLYAYLKELKKHKRIIYIDPIETQTAKLAHEYFRIKPAADGVLANAILNRLGKSRLLSDDPIKLTGLKEDEIDLFASVFESGRTAVIEGYGLQRYSNGKNSIKWLNRLAYLTGNIDYLYYSRSSKEGLKKPKITPKRSIYIADITDYLKNDYFDVIFIVAANPVMSLPDNEVWQEALDKTILIVVDTNFTQTTEYANYFLKVGGMFAQSDIQGSYLFNKTLKKEALVNGLNDITAAKEIAKRLNVKLDLSIDGVKSERVRSRKSPEDLNELILPKKTFDKIRLISLPHLSYLNSQNIPIDLETVYVSQEITKKYRIDSGSLVSLKNGNTKRTFKAKVVDSVKGNLAFVYKSRCLDVNAISKNIPTDTKRGIAFNDVMVEIEKGAESP, encoded by the coding sequence ATGGATTGGATAAACCACTTCTGTGCCAAGGATTGCCCCGATACATGCGGATTCTTGGCAGGTTTAGAAAACGGACAGTTAAAGGTAAAAGCCAACGACTTTGAGTTTTTAGAAAAACCCTTTATCTGCGGAAAGTTAAGATTTTTTTACGAAAGAGAAATCAAGAATAATACATCCTACTCTCTTTTAGATGGCAAAAGAGCAAAAGAGGATGATCTGTTCGATAGGATCTCTAAACTCTTGATAGATTCGCTTAAGGAAAATAAGAGGGTTTTGTATCTTAGGGGCTCAGGTAACTTAGGCTATGGCATGTTTGCCTGGGATGTCTTGCTTAGCCAGCTTGACAATGTCTATTTTGTTGATGGCAGTCCCTGTGATGAGACAGGCATAGAGGCCCATATTGAGGATTTTAGCGTATGCACAAACCCACCTATAACGAACTTAGAAGAGGTTGATAATATCGTAATTTTTGGCAAAAACGCCAACACCTGCTCGCCCCATCTTTATGCATACCTCAAGGAGTTAAAAAAACACAAACGCATTATCTATATCGACCCGATAGAGACGCAAACGGCAAAACTGGCTCATGAGTATTTCAGGATCAAGCCAGCAGCGGATGGTGTATTGGCAAATGCAATCTTGAATAGATTGGGCAAATCCAGACTTTTGTCTGATGATCCTATAAAGCTCACAGGCTTAAAAGAGGACGAGATAGACCTATTTGCAAGCGTATTTGAATCGGGCAGGACAGCCGTTATAGAAGGCTATGGGCTTCAGCGCTATTCAAACGGCAAAAACTCGATTAAATGGCTCAACCGACTTGCATACCTAACGGGCAACATCGACTATTTATACTATTCTCGATCCTCAAAGGAAGGCCTAAAAAAGCCAAAGATAACACCAAAAAGAAGCATCTACATCGCAGATATAACAGATTACCTTAAAAACGATTACTTTGATGTTATTTTTATCGTTGCGGCAAACCCAGTTATGAGTTTGCCAGATAACGAGGTGTGGCAGGAAGCTTTAGATAAAACGATCCTTATCGTTGTTGATACAAACTTTACTCAAACCACCGAGTATGCAAATTATTTTCTAAAGGTTGGTGGTATGTTTGCCCAAAGCGACATACAGGGCAGCTATCTGTTTAACAAAACGCTGAAAAAAGAAGCGCTTGTAAATGGACTCAACGACATAACTGCAGCCAAAGAAATTGCAAAACGGTTGAATGTTAAGCTGGATTTGTCGATTGATGGTGTTAAAAGTGAAAGAGTTAGATCAAGAAAATCACCAGAGGATCTGAATGAGTTAATACTGCCTAAAAAGACTTTTGATAAGATCCGCCTAATCAGCCTGCCGCATTTAAGCTATCTAAACTCACAAAACATACCAATAGATTTAGAAACCGTTTATGTATCCCAAGAGATAACCAAAAAATACAGGATTGATTCAGGTTCTTTAGTTAGCTTAAAAAACGGCAACACAAAAAGGACATTTAAGGCAAAAGTCGTGGATTCTGTTAAGGGAAACCTGGCATTTGTCTACAAAAGCAGGTGTCTTGATGTGAACGCTATCTCAAAGAACATACCAACAGACACAAAAAGAGGCATTGCCTTTAACGATGTGATGGTTGAGATTGAAAAAGGGGCAGAAAGCCCCTGA
- the pstS gene encoding phosphate ABC transporter substrate-binding protein PstS yields MVRFLVGLFGLFLLVNVSFAKSSLDGAGATFPYPVYTAWAYYYHQATGKKVNYQGIGSGGGIRQITKRVVDFGGSDEMLSPEELKKRGLFQFPAVVGSIVVVYNLNGVKDGELKLSNKAVCDIFLGKVKYWDNPEIKQLNKNLSLPHEVITVIHRSEGSGTTWNFTYWLSHVCKAWNKRIGYGKVVGWPTGKGAKGNQGVTNYIKQIPGSIGYVEYAYKIQNQLKVAQLQTTSGNFIKPSVESFESAAKQANWSEKDSFYIPSNLLLSKGKNSWPLTVSTMILLANDKPNTNKQVIEFFDWAFKNGDKTAKQLGYVPLPGSVKSMVRDYWKKYVIR; encoded by the coding sequence ATGGTTAGGTTTCTTGTTGGGCTTTTTGGTTTGTTCCTGTTGGTAAATGTGTCTTTTGCCAAGTCCTCTTTAGATGGGGCGGGTGCGACCTTTCCCTATCCTGTTTATACTGCCTGGGCTTATTACTATCATCAGGCTACGGGGAAAAAGGTTAACTATCAGGGCATAGGCTCAGGCGGCGGTATAAGGCAGATTACCAAGCGAGTGGTTGATTTTGGTGGTTCGGATGAGATGTTATCACCAGAGGAGCTTAAAAAACGGGGTCTTTTTCAGTTTCCCGCCGTTGTTGGGTCAATTGTGGTTGTGTATAACCTAAACGGTGTAAAGGACGGTGAACTTAAGCTTTCAAATAAGGCTGTATGTGATATCTTTCTGGGAAAGGTTAAATACTGGGATAATCCTGAGATAAAACAGCTTAACAAAAACTTAAGCCTGCCACATGAGGTTATCACCGTTATACACAGATCCGAAGGCTCAGGGACCACATGGAACTTCACCTATTGGCTATCCCATGTGTGCAAGGCTTGGAACAAAAGGATAGGCTATGGAAAGGTTGTGGGCTGGCCAACTGGAAAGGGTGCAAAGGGCAATCAGGGCGTAACAAACTATATCAAGCAGATCCCAGGCTCAATTGGCTATGTGGAATATGCCTATAAGATTCAAAATCAGCTAAAAGTTGCACAGCTTCAAACCACATCTGGCAACTTCATAAAGCCAAGCGTTGAATCCTTTGAATCAGCGGCGAAACAGGCCAACTGGTCTGAAAAGGATTCGTTTTACATACCCTCAAATCTGCTTTTATCAAAGGGTAAAAACAGCTGGCCTTTGACCGTTTCTACGATGATCCTGCTTGCTAACGACAAGCCAAATACAAATAAACAGGTTATAGAGTTCTTTGACTGGGCTTTCAAAAACGGTGATAAAACAGCAAAACAGCTGGGTTATGTGCCACTGCCAGGCTCTGTAAAATCTATGGTCAGGGATTACTGGAAAAAGTACGTTATCAGGTGA
- a CDS encoding Ppx/GppA phosphatase: MVIASIDIGTNTVRLLIARKKGPCTFEFLLQKSRIARLGEGFLPQKILKPQAIQRTLEILKEYLRLIVDFNVDKTVAVATSATREALNKDELLKEAEKLGLNIRVIDGDEEAELTHLGIMYFLNGRVKGKRWAAFDLGGGSTEFMFSCGKNLKEAFSLPIGVVKLLEKHIKEDPPQEGELVKAGDDFIGILHERIKAKDNIDFIVANAGTTTTLAAIDLKLVNYDYRAVEGYILKKSVIESILKNMVKMDSKHRLMRYSILEKGREDVIVVGAYILKRVLEFFGKDYLIATNGSLREGVIIKEFCSG; encoded by the coding sequence ATGGTTATTGCTTCTATTGATATAGGAACAAACACTGTAAGGTTACTTATTGCAAGGAAAAAGGGTCCATGCACATTTGAGTTTCTGCTTCAAAAAAGCAGAATAGCCCGTTTAGGCGAGGGGTTCTTGCCCCAAAAAATATTAAAACCTCAAGCCATACAAAGAACACTTGAAATATTGAAGGAATATTTAAGGCTTATAGTTGATTTTAATGTTGACAAAACCGTTGCTGTTGCAACAAGTGCTACAAGAGAGGCTTTAAATAAAGATGAGCTTTTAAAGGAAGCAGAAAAACTTGGTTTAAATATTAGGGTAATAGACGGTGATGAAGAAGCTGAACTTACACATTTAGGTATAATGTATTTTCTAAATGGTAGAGTTAAGGGCAAGAGGTGGGCTGCTTTTGATTTGGGCGGGGGCAGCACTGAGTTTATGTTTTCTTGCGGTAAAAACTTAAAAGAGGCATTTAGCTTGCCCATAGGTGTTGTAAAACTCTTAGAAAAGCATATCAAAGAAGATCCACCACAAGAGGGTGAACTTGTTAAGGCTGGAGATGATTTTATTGGTATTTTGCATGAAAGGATAAAAGCAAAAGATAATATTGATTTTATTGTTGCCAATGCAGGCACCACCACTACACTCGCGGCTATAGATCTAAAACTTGTTAACTATGACTACAGAGCGGTTGAAGGGTATATACTTAAGAAATCGGTAATTGAGTCTATACTAAAAAATATGGTCAAAATGGATTCGAAGCATCGGTTAATGCGATATTCTATCTTGGAAAAAGGCAGAGAGGATGTTATAGTTGTAGGTGCGTATATTCTAAAAAGGGTGCTTGAGTTTTTTGGTAAGGATTATCTCATAGCTACAAATGGTAGTTTGAGAGAAGGTGTTATAATAAAGGAGTTTTGCAGTGGATGA